Proteins from a single region of Symphalangus syndactylus isolate Jambi chromosome 12, NHGRI_mSymSyn1-v2.1_pri, whole genome shotgun sequence:
- the UBL4B gene encoding ubiquitin-like protein 4B, whose product MFLTVKLLMGQRCSLKVSGQKSVATLKKLVSRRLKVPEEQQHLLFRGQLLEDDKRLSDYCIGPNASVNVIARPLEKMALKEGHQPQTQPLWHRLGPVLAKHFEPQDAKAVLRLLRQEHEERLQKISLEHLEQLAQYLLAEEAHMEPAGERELEAKSQPQSSCDMEEKEEAAPDQ is encoded by the coding sequence ATGTTCCTCACAGTCAAGCTGCTCATGGGCCAGAGATGCAGTCTGAAGGTGTCAGGGCAAAAGAGTGTAGCCACGCTGAAGAAACTGGTGTCCAGGCGGCTGAAGGTGCCTGAGGAGCAGCAGCACCTGCTTTTCCGCGGCCAGCTCCTGGAGGACGACAAGCGCCTCTCTGACTACTGCATTGGGCCCAATGCCTCTGTCAATGTCATCGCGCGGCCCTTGGAGAAGATGGCACTAAAGGAGGGCCACCAGCCCCAGACCCAGCCCCTGTGGCACCGGCTGGGACCAGTCCTAGCTAAACACTTTGAACCACAGGATGCCAAGGCCGTGCTGCggctgctgaggcaggagcacgAGGAGCGCCTGCAGAAGATAAGCCTGGAGCACCTGGAGCAGCTGGCCCAGTACCTCCTGGCAGAGGAGGCGCACATGGAGCCAGCTGGAGAGAGGGAGCTTGAGGCGAAGTCACAGCCTCAGAGCTCCTGCGAcatggaggagaaggaggaggcagcCCCTGATCAGTAA